AACCGaatccaaacaaaaatttagggtttttaacaaATGAGCCtccaataattatttttactaaccGAAATCCACCACATTCACTCAACAAATTCAAACCCTAAATTGAAATCCACCACATTCACTCAATGATAAAAACATGAATCCATGCACCAAGAAGactgaaaatataaaaacacacCGAACGATTAGAGGGACGCGAGTTGGTGGGCTGAGCGAGTTGGTGGCGTCGATCTACGACGGTCAAGTGGCAGTTTCCCAGAGGAGagttgtgagagagagagagagagagagatagagagagagagagagagagagaacaacaGATACGCcgataaattttatttatgccGACGTTTTTTGTAAATGCCAGCATTAAAAACGCCAATaatggggattttttttttttttggtagtgccAAGGAACATCATTAGCGTCGACGCGTTGCCTCTAAAGAGCAATAGCGACAGCATTTGAAATTTTAGGGTCGACTTTTTGTCGAAGCTAATAATCAAATTCTTTGTAGTGTTCTAGTCAGAAACTTCAAGGTCATAGCAGTAATGGGATAGCTATGATAGGGACAGTTTGGTAAccatttcttcttatttttcttaaaaattgtcaaccttATTTCTAcctattaacaaacaactttgtTCACTTTTCTCtcaccaaaaaaatgaaaactcatttttactttatattacatcaaataATGGCATTCCTCCTTTGTCCTCTCAAAACTATTTATCTTAtcaaacaaatccaaacaacTTTTACTATTATGCACCGAAGAGCCTAACAGTtaactattttttctttcttacctCTTTCTGTTTTTGGAGTAAGTAATaatgaaataatgaaaaaaaggaGCATAAATTACTATTAGAAAAAGAGCATAAATTATGTACAGCAGATTAGaaggttaatttttttagtttatttaatcAGAAAACAACTTTCTTGTTTGATATCACTATGATGATTACCATCAGGTAATTcatatctttctttttgtcaacaaaaaataCAGTATCAATGCTAGATGCTATATTTTTGTCCTGCAATTATTCAACACTAATACTGACATGTCACTCTCAACTAATATTTGGATTAGTctatgttaaataaaaaaacaaaaaaagattcaatgGTTATTGAAAATGCCACCTCAACATTGTTAGTCAACATTGGGAGTCGTTGGTATACATTATCTAAAACCATTTGATGAAATATTTGAGTTGAATGATTCCAAACGCTCAGATCGGTCTTATAgaaataacaatttattaacTCATTTGCGCCTAACTCCAAGGCACAGCTGGCTGATATATTTCCTCTATAAGTATGTTCATCAATTTCTACATCTATGCTTGGGGAGAAAATTACACGCGAAACCCTATCAACAAAACCAGGCTAGCTGAGGTAGTTGTATGGTAGAGCTTTCTGCCAAACAATATTTATCTTTACAATATTCCGGTCGATCCCTAGTATTTTACTTGCCCAAATCCTATTAACAAAACCAGGCTGAGGTAGTTGGATTGTAGAGCTTTCAGCCAACAATAATATTGTCCTTTCAATATTCCCATGTATTTTAGTGCTGAAGCGTGAAGCTTATCGGTCTACTATAAATAAGTGCTGAGTGCGTAGTACTTCTCCATAGCTTCATCCGAAGAACATCCTCATTTCCTACCAAAAATGTCTTCCGTCTCTGTCTATCTGCTAACATTTGCTCTCCTTCTCCAAACCATTTATGGAGCCAGCCCTCTCTTCCATTTCTGTTCAAGCTCTGCGAACTTCACCACCAATGACCCTTATGATTCAAACCTCGGAAAGCTCTTGGGCAATCTTTACTACCGAACCCCTCCTCAGGGCTTTGCTCTTGGTTCAGTGGGTCGGGATCGCTACAAAACTTATGGGCTTGCTCTTTGCCGTGGTGACGTTAAAGCCACAGACTGCAGGACTTGTGTTAATGAGGCCACCCGCGAAATTCACAAACGCTGCCCGTATAATAAAGGTGCAATTATATGGTACGATAATTGTCTGTTGAAGTACGTCAACACTGATTTCTTTGGCAAAATTGATAATCAGAATAAGTTCTATCTGTGGAACTGGAGAGATTTTAGCGAGCCCACAAgctttaaccaaaagacaaggGAGTTGTTGAGCCTACTAGCCAAAGAAGCATCTGCGACTCCAAAACTGTATGCAGTTGGAGAGGTAGAGCTCGAAGAATCAAGGAAGCTCTATGGTTTGGCCCAATGCACAAGGGACCTTTCTACGCGTAACTGTTTCAAGTGTCTTGACGGTATAATTGGTGAACTTCCTCGTTGCTGTGATGGGAAAGAAGGAGGAAGAGTTGTTGGTGGGAGTTGCAACATAAGATATGAGATTTACCCCTTCGTCACTGCTTAGATTCCAAGTGTTCTGCAGTTTCGtcttttgatgaataagtgtTCTAGAGTCTAGAACACGTGTATGATCATTCTCACTTTTGGAAGGATGCAGTTTCTCTTCCTTTCTATATGTTGCATGTTTTCGTCATCAACTTCtgttgtggaataaaaatttcGTTCGTTTCTTGGTAGGATTTACTGTACTGTTAATACATTCATCAGTTTAACCCATTATTTTGAGATTATGTTTAGGCCAGAGACGATATAAATTTCGTTGCTGAGTAGTCACTTATTAGCAAGAACTTTCGtatgtcgttgctaataattgattatcaGGAACGACTACTTGGTCCGTTCTATTGCTCtgcaaattattaaaattaataaaaatataagcatATTAGCTACGACCTGTAGTCGTCTGTGATGCCCAATCATCAACAACTATCCAGAGGATCGTTGCTGataaatagaaatataaaataaaagcactTCAGTAAGGGCTTATTGTCGTTGATATTGAATCATTAGCAACGACTTTGATGGTCATTGCTGATAGCCATTATCAGCAATAATTTTAAGGGTCCTTGTTGATAACCTATTacatctaaaattaaaattaaaattaacacCCACATTTATATATAGGAGAGAAATTAattcttttgatattttttatagagttttctatttttttttattatatatgcatCATTTTATCTATTCAATTTTTAGTGAaggttttaatatatttttttataatgccaaaaatcaatatttaaaaataaattaattggtTTTTGAACAATTTATAGTATTTTAgtataatatatgcatgtaaATTGTTTTAAATACTTTCAATATGTtaaagtgatgatttgataagatatatgagttttaagctatgatttgagaacatgtggattgaataatattttatgtgatttatgaGAAGCTAAGCATGTATTGATGAAAGTTTATGAAAAGCATGAGATCAGATGAATTGCAAGAGTGTGATAGCATGAACACAAAGCATAGACAGTGTTTGGAGCACTAGCATAATATAACGCctcgcttttacaaaaagcgtaaatgaaaatttttcaatttccacgtgacattacactacaaaaaaaccagCAAAccgccacgtggctacagtagatgttactgtagccacgtggtcGTTAGCCACGTGTGCTGATGTCAGTGTGGCAGAGTGTTGCAGGATAACATATGGcaacgtgtatttattacacgttgCCACATGGCCGCGTGTAAGATATCCACGCGGccatatggacacgtgtaattatGACACGTGTCCACATGGCCACTTGTTACAATGTGCGTGGccaactggacacgtgtattgtGGCCACATGGCCATATGTCGGCCACGTGTCAATATGACACGTggccaacaattttttatttatttttttaattttttttttaaaaaaacaaatataaataagATTTTGTACACTATGAATAATAATGTGTATTTAACGACTCTTTTTGTACACTATGTATATAAATCCTTGTATTtaaaatcttattattattatattactatatacatgtatagtatatatacttagagctatatgctatatgtagtAAATTTTGCTTTATTCtatactttaacaatttagtaCTAATTTGTTTCATCTATTCTCGTTTGATCAAATCTTGTATAAGcccttgtatatatatatacaagtgttGATGGTATATTTTACTAATAGAACCCTATAGTCAAAGTAAtaactcttgttttttttttccccaattttttttaaaaaatatacaaataatacTACTATATacatgctatatatagtatatacacttagggttatgttttagggtttatggctatatatagtatatatacttagggttatgttttagggtttatggctatatatatatagtaattactaactcatcaaagttataaattagcagcggaatataatttttctttaacaatgacacgtcagagctgactaaataacctcatttatataaaaataataacattttgttctgatataataattacatcaaaaatattaacatatgTGTCatatgcggcacttaataaatacatgactactgttttctccaaataatgattataaaAAGTCTCATCCTTAAGCTACTTCCATTATCCatgcaaaaactcgcatgtgattgtggttaataccacaatctcatgctgtggtcaagtgagtcaacggtcctcaaccacagtactgatacactgatttatttaaccatatgcaatgcaatcaaatgatgacaattatattcacatacatttaatcacatttatttatcaactttaactctttatttacttaagtcatatacttGCATTCATTCTTACTAAAGTCTTGTGCTTAGCTTCTATAAGCCTTGTGCTCCTTAAGCTGtaaagaaatactcacagtaattcttttggcttctagaaagcgttcacagatataatcactgcaatattaacatatataatacaagcaaatagtgaattagcataattcactaaaaatacattttaatcgTATCCTAATTTCTGACCTTTAAGgcttaatataatttcctatttaaatattatctccataaatataatttgtctAATTACATATcattactaatcttttatgcaAATCTTATCACGGTATTCATTGAGGCTTTTAAGCATAATATTCCTTTTATCGCTTTTTATctctaaataatataatatcgATTGGACATTATAACagcatataaaattaattaattgtaatgccacatatttcataccggtattataatagcatttataaataataaccaaaatacctattttagttaaaatggcattataaaagctttaacattaaaaagcatatatatatatatatatatattttttatattaaataaacataataatttactaaatataaataatgagctttatgtttcaaaacaagtgaatagaataataaccttattttattcttataaaatccgGGCAGCATAAAGGCATTAGTGTTAATAACgcttaaaatactttaaaagtaTTTAGGCAGCGTAacgacgcttttgtaaaataatatatttttcactcGGGCATCATAAGGGCGTTTTTTTATGTTTCAATACTCCGCTTGAAATACCCTGTTTAAAAAACATCTTAAAAACATCAGAttatgatgtgtgttttaaatagtactcgcaagtgcacgaatcattttgcaatatagtgttatgc
This DNA window, taken from Alnus glutinosa chromosome 5, dhAlnGlut1.1, whole genome shotgun sequence, encodes the following:
- the LOC133869819 gene encoding cysteine-rich repeat secretory protein 38-like, which translates into the protein MSSVSVYLLTFALLLQTIYGASPLFHFCSSSANFTTNDPYDSNLGKLLGNLYYRTPPQGFALGSVGRDRYKTYGLALCRGDVKATDCRTCVNEATREIHKRCPYNKGAIIWYDNCLLKYVNTDFFGKIDNQNKFYLWNWRDFSEPTSFNQKTRELLSLLAKEASATPKLYAVGEVELEESRKLYGLAQCTRDLSTRNCFKCLDGIIGELPRCCDGKEGGRVVGGSCNIRYEIYPFVTA